A stretch of DNA from Deltaproteobacteria bacterium:
AAGTCCAAAAACTTTCCCGAAGTGTCGTCGATGACGTCCATATTGATTTCGCTAGGCTTGAGGCCGCAGATTTCCAGCACCGCGCGCAGATTGCCCGACACGCAGGGCGCCTTGGAATGGCAGACGATTTTTTTGCCTTTTAAATCTTCGACAGTTTTGATTTCCGGTATCGCCACCAACCGATCGTCCCAATTGTTTTGCGCCTGGGCCAAATAGGTCAGCCGTTTTTCACCCTTGGCGCGTTCGCGATAGGTTTCGTGATGCAGGCCGCTCAGAAAATCGATCTCGCCGGCAAGCGCGAGCTTGGCGCGGTGCGCCATGGTCGGTGCTTTGGCACCGCCGACGATGTGCAAATCGATTTCGAAGCCGTATTTCTCCATGACCTTCGATTCTTTGAAGACGTAGAGAAATGGCAGATGGGATGAATCGCTGGCGAGCAGATCGAGCGTGCGCATGGTTTGTCTCCTTACTTGGGTTCGGAATGAATCGTTAATGCCGTGAGTGTCTCTTTAACGCAGGTTGCGGCCGATGTTCAAACGGTTTGAATGAATATCCCTCGATACAGCCCTGCGGGCTTACTCGGGGAAACGGAAGCTTACATGGCCGCGGTCCTGAGTAGGCTCGGAGAGCCGTAGCGAAGGGTGTATTTAGTTTCGACGTTTTGAACGGATGTTAATTCCGGCAGCTAGAAGTCCCGTCGACCTTCGTTCCATTCTTGGGCCTTGATGACTTTCCCGGTGACTGCGGGTCTATCTTGTTGGGCGAGAAACAGCACTAGCGGCACGACCACTTCAGGCTCCTGGCCGCCGCGGCCGTCGACGTTGACCCGGCCGCCGGGATGGATCGCGTTGGCACTGATGTTGTGAGAGTGACTTTCCTTGGCGACGGTTTTCATCAACCCTTCCACCGCATGTTTCGAGGCCACATAGGCGGATTTGCCGGCAACGCCTTGATGGCCGGCGTTGGATGAGATGCCGAGGATGACGCCGTGTTGCTGTCGGATCATGTGCGGCAAGGCGAAATGGGTGCACAGATAGACCGCGCGCAGGTTCACGCCCATGAGCAAATCCCAATCGCTTACCGGCACTTGGTCTGTCGGTCGTTGGCGCAAGCAACGCCAGTCTTCGTAGACGCCGTCGTCGTGAACTTCCATACGCAGGCCGGCGTTGTTGATCAAGATGTCGAGCCGGCCGAACTTCTGAACGCATAAATTGATCAGCTCTTGCGCCGAGGATTCCTGGCTCAAGTCGCCGACAAAGAATTCTCCGATGCGACTCCGTGCGGCGATCTCTTGTTGAACTTTTTTGACGCCGTCATCGCGCACGTCGGCGAGCATGACTTTGGCGCCGGCGATGGCCAGACCGAGCGCCATGGCGCGGCCGAGACCGCTGCCGGCGCCGGTGACGATGGCTGCTTGTTCGGTGATTTTCATAGTTTCAGCAATTCGTGGGTTTTAAGAATCTCCCCTAGCCGCTCTTTTTCAAAGAGGGAACTCGATCGCAGAATCTTTCCCCCTTTGAAAAAGGGGGATCAAGGGGGATTTTCTTATCAGACAAAAACTTTGCATCACAGTCACATTCCCAGTTCGCGCTGCACTTCGCGCAAGAGTGTCATGTCATGGGCGACGCTGACCGGCACGTTGGTTTTCTTAGTCTGCTGCTGGATGAAAGCCCATTCGATGCTCAGGTCGTCGTCGGTCAGCAAGCCGTTTTTGCTGAAGCCGGGCTTGGCCAGCTCCAGCGAGCGCGCGGCGTCTTTTTCATTTGCCCGGGTCCAGTCCATTAATATCTTCGTCGTCTCTTTGGGATTCGTTTGCAACAGTTGCAGGCTCTTCAACGTGGCTCGGATGGTGCGCTTGAGCAATTCCGGTTCCTTTTTAATTTTGTCCTCGTGCACGCCGAGACCGGCGATGGGATTGGCGATGATTTCCGCGGTGTTGCCGAGCAGGCGGTAGCCACGGTTTTCCATTTGCACGTTGGTCGGCAGCGGCATCAAGCTGCCCTGGGCGATATTTTTCTCCATAGCGGCGACGCGCGCCGGCGTCGCGCCCATGGCGAGCAGTTGATATTCGCCTTTCTTCAATCCCAGGTGCTGCAAATGTTTTTCCGTGAGAATCGCCTGGGTATTGCCGAAGGAGCTGACCGCGAAAACTTTGCCTTTGAGATCGTTGGCGGAAGCAATCTCCGGGCGCACCACCAGAGAAAACAGCGGTCGTGAATTTAACGCCGCGATCACTTTGGTTCCCAAGCCTTGCATGGCGCCGTTGAGTACCGGCGAGATGTTCAACGAAAAGTCTATATAGCCGTTGGCCAGCGCGATGGTGGCGACGTTGCCGTTCATCTGGATCAGTTGCGGTTCGAGCCCTTCGCTGCGAAAGAAACCTCTTTCGATGGCGACCTTGACCGGAAACCAAGTCATGCTCACCGCCGAGTAGGACAGCGTGATCTTACGCGCCTCGGCGCCGGCGGTGAGATCAGGTCGCGCAAACCCGATCAGTGACAGTACCGAGAGGAGAAGGAGTGTGTTCATTTGATGGTTACCGATTCATTTGGGCAATGTTTTCACCACGAAGGCACGAAGGTCACGAAGGGTTGAAAATGTGTTTCCTAACTTCGTGCTCTTCGTGTCTTCGTGGTGAGGCGTCTGTTATTTTTTCGTCGGCACTTCCAGCGGTAGATCCGTGCGGTCGCCCCATTCCTTCCACGAGCCGATGTAGTTGCGGACTTTCGGATAGCCCAGTAGTCGCAGAGCGATGTAGCCGTGGGCGGCGCGGTAGCCGCCCTGGCAGTAGGCATAGACTTCTTTCTCAGGTGTGATGCCGGCTTTGTCGTACATCGCTTTCAGTTCTTGGTTCGATTTGAACTTGCCTTCGGCATTGAGGTTGTCGGTCCATTCGATGAGGATTGAGCGCGGGATCGCACCGCCGCGGGCGGCCCGTACCGTAGTGCCGAAATGTTCGCCGGCGCTGCGGGTGTCGAGGATAACGGTGTCTTTCTCATCGAGGGCGCGCAAAACATCATCGGCGGTGGCCAGAACCTCGCGCCGTTCGGCGGTTTTGAAGGTCGATGCCTTTGGCGCTGCTCCGTCGGTGGTCACCGGCGCGCCGCCGGCGCGCCACGCTTGCATGCCGCCATCAAGTATCTTGACGTTTGGATGGCCGTAGTATTCCAAAAACCACAGGCCGCGAGCGGCGCGCATGCCGGAGTTCTCTTCGTAAAAGACCACTTCTTTAGTTTCGCTGACGCCGCGCAGTTCGAGCACGTGATGGATCATGAACATGAACGCTTTGAGCGGCGCGTCGCTGGTGTCGGCGAGGCTTAAACCAAAAAGATCGAAGTGGGTGGCGCCGGGAATATGGCCCTTGGCATAGTCTTCGGCCGGCCGGGTATCGATGATGCAAAGATCCGCCGCGCCGAGTTTGTTCCGCAGCGTGGCGGCGTCGATGAGCAGTGTCTCGCGGCTGTATTGCTTTTCCATAGTCTCCCTATAACACTAGTGGAAATGGCACTGCAAATTATCTTGCGGCGTTTGCACTCGCGGCGATGTCTCGCGCGTGGCATCGCGCTGCTCGGCTGTTGGCTGATGACGGTGAGTTTCACTTATAAGCTGGCCGTGCCGGGACGCAAGCTGACGTTTCCCGCGAGCCATTATGCGCATCCCGATTTCAAAACCGAGTGGTGGTATTACACCGGGCAGTTGGCAACTGACAGCGGCAAACGGTACGGCTACCAGGTGACATTTTTTCGTTTTGGTTTGCGCGATCGGCAAAAGGATTCGCCTGGCGCGCCGCTGTTCAGAGATCTTTATATGGCGCATTTCGCGCTAACGGATATCGCCGGCAAGAAAATGCTTTTCCGCGAACGCATCAATCGCGGTTTTGCCGGCAATGCTGCTGTGAGCGGCAGCGGCGACAAGGCGGGCGCGGCGACGGATCGCTATCTGGTTTGGAACGAAGACTGGAAAGTGAGCGGCGATGGGAGCCATCATGCGATTGAGGTCAACGAACGGGGCACGCATTTGCGGCTGTCATTGAATTCCCTCAAGGCGCCGGTCCTGCATGGCGATAAAGGTTTGAGCCAAAAAGACGCCGGCGAGGGGAGGGCTTCCTACTACTATTCGCTGACGCGCATGCAGACCGATGGCGAGCTGACATTTGACGGCAAAAAGGAAAAAGTCCGCGGCGTCACTTGGATGGACCACGAGTTCGGCAGCAATCAGCTCGGCGCCGATCAAGTGGGCTGGGATTGGTTCAGCATCCAGCTCGACAACGATACTGAGTTGATGCTCTATCTCATGCGCCGCAAGGACGGCTCGGTGGACCCGCATTCGAGCGGCACTTTGATTGGCGCCGATGGCACGAGCAAGCATCTCGCCTTGAAAGATTTCCAAGTCGAAGTGTTGGAGCGCTGGAAAAGCGCCAAGAGCGGCGCCAACTATCCGATGAAATGGCGCGTGACGCTGCCCAGCGAACAAATCGAATTGGAAATCAGTCCGGCGTTCGCCGAGCAAGAACTCGGCACGCAGCGCAGCACCCGGGTAACTTATTGGGAAGGCGCGGTGCGGATTCGCGCCAAGGTGCGCGGCCAAACGGCCAACGGCGCCGGCTATGTCGAGATGACGGGCTATGCGGGGAAGCTGACGATATGACCGGACGCTCCTCATAGAGGTGGCTTTACAGCTTAAAAGAGCTGTGTGATACTACTAAGCGGTTTGTATTACAATCGGAGGCGGGCATGTCGAAAAGCGTACGATTCAATCACCAACAGGAAGCGCTCCTGGAGGCGGCCGCGCGGGCGTTAGGTGTTTCTCAGTCAACGCTGATCCGGGAAGCGATCGATGAAAAGTGCCGAGAGGTACTAAGACCGCCGCTTGCTCAGAGCTTAGCGCCGTTCATTGGGCGCATAAAATCCACTGGCGGACTAGCCCGTAAAACCGGTCTCGCTTTCAAGCGCGCCTTGTTGGAGAAAAAAGCTAGATGATTCTCACGGACGCCGGCCCGCTGGTTGCTCTCATCGACAAAGGAGAGCCTGATCACGATGCTTGCGTGGCGTGTCTGCCGAATCTGACCGGTCCCATGGTCACGACGTGGCCCGCTTTCACGGAGGCCATGTATCTTCTCGGTGAAGCCGGCGGTTGGCGGGCGCAGGGAATGCTTTGGAGCATTCTTCAGCAGAGCGATGTCGAAATTGCTGTCCAAAGTTCCGATGACTATGATCGCATGCGCGTCTTGATGCAAAAGTATCAGGATCTTCCCATGGATTTGGCCGATG
This window harbors:
- a CDS encoding PIN domain-containing protein; translation: MILTDAGPLVALIDKGEPDHDACVACLPNLTGPMVTTWPAFTEAMYLLGEAGGWRAQGMLWSILQQSDVEIAVQSSDDYDRMRVLMQKYQDLPMDLADASLVRLAEERRVRDIFTLDERDFQIYRIHGRQSFRLWPAK
- a CDS encoding sulfurtransferase, yielding MEKQYSRETLLIDAATLRNKLGAADLCIIDTRPAEDYAKGHIPGATHFDLFGLSLADTSDAPLKAFMFMIHHVLELRGVSETKEVVFYEENSGMRAARGLWFLEYYGHPNVKILDGGMQAWRAGGAPVTTDGAAPKASTFKTAERREVLATADDVLRALDEKDTVILDTRSAGEHFGTTVRAARGGAIPRSILIEWTDNLNAEGKFKSNQELKAMYDKAGITPEKEVYAYCQGGYRAAHGYIALRLLGYPKVRNYIGSWKEWGDRTDLPLEVPTKK
- a CDS encoding SDR family oxidoreductase translates to MKITEQAAIVTGAGSGLGRAMALGLAIAGAKVMLADVRDDGVKKVQQEIAARSRIGEFFVGDLSQESSAQELINLCVQKFGRLDILINNAGLRMEVHDDGVYEDWRCLRQRPTDQVPVSDWDLLMGVNLRAVYLCTHFALPHMIRQQHGVILGISSNAGHQGVAGKSAYVASKHAVEGLMKTVAKESHSHNISANAIHPGGRVNVDGRGGQEPEVVVPLVLFLAQQDRPAVTGKVIKAQEWNEGRRDF
- a CDS encoding ribbon-helix-helix domain-containing protein, with amino-acid sequence MSKSVRFNHQQEALLEAAARALGVSQSTLIREAIDEKCREVLRPPLAQSLAPFIGRIKSTGGLARKTGLAFKRALLEKKAR
- a CDS encoding carotenoid 1,2-hydratase; amino-acid sequence: MALGIVFGRPGIDDAKIRRAEFVPQRGGVDEQCLAAVLLFHSLPITLVEMALQIILRRLHSRRCLARGIALLGCWLMTVSFTYKLAVPGRKLTFPASHYAHPDFKTEWWYYTGQLATDSGKRYGYQVTFFRFGLRDRQKDSPGAPLFRDLYMAHFALTDIAGKKMLFRERINRGFAGNAAVSGSGDKAGAATDRYLVWNEDWKVSGDGSHHAIEVNERGTHLRLSLNSLKAPVLHGDKGLSQKDAGEGRASYYYSLTRMQTDGELTFDGKKEKVRGVTWMDHEFGSNQLGADQVGWDWFSIQLDNDTELMLYLMRRKDGSVDPHSSGTLIGADGTSKHLALKDFQVEVLERWKSAKSGANYPMKWRVTLPSEQIELEISPAFAEQELGTQRSTRVTYWEGAVRIRAKVRGQTANGAGYVEMTGYAGKLTI
- a CDS encoding ABC transporter substrate-binding protein translates to MNTLLLLSVLSLIGFARPDLTAGAEARKITLSYSAVSMTWFPVKVAIERGFFRSEGLEPQLIQMNGNVATIALANGYIDFSLNISPVLNGAMQGLGTKVIAALNSRPLFSLVVRPEIASANDLKGKVFAVSSFGNTQAILTEKHLQHLGLKKGEYQLLAMGATPARVAAMEKNIAQGSLMPLPTNVQMENRGYRLLGNTAEIIANPIAGLGVHEDKIKKEPELLKRTIRATLKSLQLLQTNPKETTKILMDWTRANEKDAARSLELAKPGFSKNGLLTDDDLSIEWAFIQQQTKKTNVPVSVAHDMTLLREVQRELGM